From one Triticum aestivum cultivar Chinese Spring chromosome 4B, IWGSC CS RefSeq v2.1, whole genome shotgun sequence genomic stretch:
- the LOC123091924 gene encoding 1-phosphatidylinositol-3-phosphate 5-kinase FAB1B isoform X2, protein MEASDKTFADVVKLLTSWLPRRSKPDNVSRDFWMPDHSCRVCYDCDAQFTIFNRRHHCRRCGRIFCGKCTGNSVPVPSGPDKSDDEGDRIRVCNFCFKQWEQEQIAAVKQILPVLSPSLSEASLFSTKSTITINSVSTPAASYSTGNYQHVAHASSIGPVPPKFSQDKVSHSMQDSHVPEISMSTISNRDDSTLMQFGYYTNRSDDEDEEFGAYFSDRQVQHEQHNNQYFRSVEFDEFSASYNTTISKTIEVNVIPKELSACAADHGFPSTLPVTKVEDEPELDNSSDCGAASSIYALETADTNSVDFEKNDYFWIPPEPEDKEDELETDLFDDDDDDDEPVSDGGRCYLQSSSSFGSGEFRSRDRSTEEHKKVMKNVVDGHFRALISQLLQVENITLEEGDDMGWLEIVTSVSWEAANFLRPDTSQGGGMDPGGYVKVKCLASGHRSESTVVKGVVCKKNVAHRRMTSRIEKPRLLLLAGALEYHRVTNQLSSIDTLLQQETDHLKMAVAKIVAQKPNLLLVENTVSRYAQDLLLEKNISLVLNIKQSLLQRIARCTGAQIVPSIDLLPSQKLGYCELFHVDKHIEHSVTLGNKTKKMLKNMMFFEGCAKPLGCTVLLKGGSMDELKKIKHVVQYGIFAAYHLALETSFLADEGATLPELPLRSPLTVTLPHKRSTVDNSISTVPGFTINISNSQQATDRFEHLDTDIVISTDPGGTAVVEPPVDSDCLTSQKANSHSFGQLCTSGCSSNSSNGDKLEKVTAIADSVSMSSITTHVPTDPSHIYSTVEKKCVYSSDYHADYPTSSDGKTVRADSINTNHHQSTSAVSTNITNYSNLKEPLEGSNALPNVRMVNANNLLVVQPMSSPAVQNQETSQGHDATSNKTEIVPSDHQSILVSLSIRCVWKRSICERSQLLRIKYYGNFDKPLGRFLRDYLFDQGYQCRSCDKPPEAHVHCYTHRQGSLTISVRKLADVVLPGERDGKIWMWHRCLKCPWSDGFPPATHRIVMSDAAWGLSLGKFLELSFSNHAAASRVASCGHSLHRDCLRFYGFGKMVACFRYAPINVHSVHVPPHKLYFTHQPLDWIQKEVNEVIDRAKVLFDEVSRTLHLISEKKAHCSSLNVECTNYIAELESMFRKEKLEFEGCLNKVFKKEVPKCQPDILEINRLRRQLLFHSYLWDQRLLFAARSDRNRHELSNTRQGDKETIHSVDGGADPNVTEQPQRENSGSVAANKDVKYAENLQVSICGQNCSGVDPSNSYCNLDQRIPTSESDFLQTNIQTPLYSSVSVNGDSVPFEPDLVARRTLSEGQFPSLLDVSNALDAKWTGENDPVTSKVTLPDSMASSEDSEEHISDTTPSYASVLLNKLGDSAEDHSNWIGMPFLQLYRSLNKKWSRSKRFDALIEYTPVYISFLRAVERQIGPKFLFPIGINDTVIGVYDDEPTSIISYALASHEYHLQLSDELEREATDTSPPLCDSRSVSLTESVDETTSELLRTVVSTDDNIVSIPGSKNPSTSDPLVYGKVTHIKVNFGDEGPLEQVKYTVICYYAKQFDALRRICCPSERDFVRSLSRCKKWGAQGGKSNVFFAKSLDDRFIIKQVTKTELESFMKFAPDYFKYLSESICTGSPTCIAKILGIYQVKSLKGGKEVRMDVLAMENLLFERRVTRLYDLKGSTRSRYNPDSNGSDKVLLDENLLEAMPTSPIFVGNKAKRLLERAVWNDTAFLASIDVMDYSLLVGVDEKKHELVMGIIDFMRQYTWDKHLETWVKASGILGGPKNVSPTVISPKQYKKRFRKAMSAYFLVVPDQWSPAAIIPSKQVADSGQDSDQFVSTGSSSLLDR, encoded by the exons ATGGAGGCCTCGGATAAAACTTTTGCTGATGTAGTTAAGCTTTTGACATCATGGCTGCCTCGACGGTCGAAACCAGACAATGTCTCGAGGGACTTCTGGATGCCTGATCATAGTTGCCGAGTGTGTTATGACTGTGATGCACAATTCACCATATTCAACCGAAGGCACCATTGTCGTCGTTGTGGGCGCATATTCTGTGGTAAGTGCACAGGGAATTCCGTCCCAGTTCCAAGTGGCCCTGATAAAAGCGATGATGAGGGGGACAGGATTCGTGTCTGCAACTTTTGCTTTAAGCAATGGGAGCAAGAGCAAATTGCTGCTGTCAAACAGATACTGCCGGTGCTCAGTCCTTCCCTGTCTGAGGCGAGCCTGTTCAGTACAAAGTCAACTATCACCATTAATAGTGTTAGCACACCAGCTGCATCTTACTCTACTGGAAATTATCAGCATGTGGCTCATGCTTCCAGCATTGGTCCTGTCCCTCCCAAATTTTCCCAAGACAAAGTTTCCCACAGTATGCAAGACAGCCATGTGCCTGAGATAAGTATGTCCACTATTTCAAACAGAGATGACTCTACCTTGATGCAGTTTGGCTATTACACGAACAG GAGTGACGACGAAGATGAAGAGTTTGGTGCTTACTTCTCTGACAGGCAGGTGCAACATGAACAGCATAATAACCAATACTTCCGCTCAGTTGAGTTTGATGAGTTCAGTGCATCGTACAATACAACAATATCAAAGACTATTGAAGTAAATGTAATTCCAAAAGAGTTATCAGCTTGTGCTGCTGACCACGGATTCCCCAGTACATTGCCAGTCACCAAAGTGGAGGATGAACCAGAACTTGATAATAGTTCAGACTGCGGGGCTGCGTCGTCCATTTATGCTCTGGAAACTGCCGATACAAATTCAGTGGATTTTGAGAAGAATGATTATTTTTGGATTCCTCCAGAACCAGAAGATAAAGAAGATGAGCTAGAAACTGATTTGtttgatgacgacgatgacgatgatgagccTGTATCTGATGGTGGACGGTGTTACCTTCAATCATCAAGTAGCTTCGGTAGTGGAGAATTTCGAAGTAGAGACCGCTCAACTGAAGAACACAAGAAAGTAATGAAGAATGTTGTTGACGGACATTTCAGGGCTTTGATTTCTCAGTTGTTGCAGGTGGAGAATATCACATTAGAGGAAGGTGATGACATGGGTTGGTTGGAGATTGTTACTTCGGTATCATGGGAAGCTGCAAACTTCCTCAGACCAGACACTAGCCAAGGTGGTGGCATGGATCCTGGTGGATATGTCAAAGTTAAGTGTTTAGCAAGTGGACACCGCAGTGAAAG CACTGTTGTGAAAGGAGTAGTCTGTAAGAAGAATGTCGCACATAGgcgcatgacttccagaatagaaaAACCTCGCCTTCTTCTACTTGCTGGAGCTCTTGAGTATCATCGAGTTACAAATCAGCTGTCAAGTATTGACACATTGCTCCAGCAG GAAACAGATCACCTTAAAATGGCGGTTGCGAAGATTGTAGCTCAAAAACCTAACCTACTTTTGGTCGAGAATACTGTTTCTCGCTATGCTCAAGATTTGCTTCTAGAAAAGAACATATCACTAGTTTTAAATATTAAGCAATCCCTCTTGCAGCGTATAGCTCGTTGCACAGGTGCTCAGATAGTTCCTTCCATTGATCTCTTGCCATCTCAGAAACTTGGTTATTGTGAGTTGTTTCATGTAGACAAACATATTGAACATTCCGTGACTTTGGGTAATAAGACTAAGAAAATGCTGAAGAACATGATGTTTTTTGAAGGATGCGCAAAGCCATTAGGTTGCACT GTTCTGTTGAAAGGTGGCAGCATGGATGAGCTAAAGAAAATTAAGCATGTTGTCCAGTATGGCATATTTGCAGCATATCACTTGGCCTTAGAAACATCTTTCCTTGCAGATGAAGGTGCCACTCTGCCAGAACTTCCCTTGAGGTCTCCACTGACTGTAACCTTACCACATAAGCGATCTACTGTAGACAACTCTATTTCAACGGTGCCAGGTTTCACAATTAATATTTCCAACAGCCAACAGGCAACTGATAGATTTGAGCACCTGGACACAGACATTGTTATATCAACTGACCCAGGTGGAACAGCTGTGGTTGAACCACCAGTAGACAGTGATTGCCTTACTTCTCAAAAGGCCAACTCTCATTCTTTTGGACAATTGTGTACCAGTGGTTGTAGCTCTAACAGCAGTAATGGTGATAAATTAGAGAAGGTGACTGCAATTGCAGATTCTGTATCCATGTCTTCAATCACTACGCATGTACCCACGGATCCTTCACATATATATTCTACTGTAGAAAAAAAGTGTGTGTATTCTAGTGATTACCATGCTGATTATCCAACCAGTTCAGATGGTAAGACAGTGAGAGCAGATTCAATCAACACAAACCATCATCAGAGCACATCTGCAGTCAGCACAAATATTACTAATTATTCTAATCTCAAGGAGCCATTAGAGGGTTCAAATGCTTTGCCTAATGTGAGAATGGTCAATGCTAATAATTTGTTGGTAGTGCAACCAATGTCTAGTCCTGCAGTGCAAAATCAAGAAACCAGTCAAGGACATGATGCCACATCAAATAAGACAGAAATTGTGCCTTCTGACCATCAGAGCATCTTAGTCTCTTTGTCCATACGTTGTGTATGGAAAAGATCTATTTGTGAGCGTTCCCAGTTGTTACGCATCAAGTATTATGGTAACTTTGACAAGCCTCTAGGAAGGTTTTTGCGTGACTACCTGTTTGATCAG GGCTATCAGTGCCGATCCTGTGATAAGCCACCTGAAGCTCATGTCCATTGCTACACTCATCGCCAGGGGAGTCTAACAATATCAGTTAGAAAACTTGCAGATGTTGTTTTGCCAGGAGAACGGGATGGAAAAATTTGGATGTGGCATAGGTGTCTAAAGTGCCCCTGGAGTGATGGATTTCCACCAGCTACTCATAGGATTGTCATGTCTGATGCTGCTTGGGGTTTGTCACTTGGTAAATTTTTGGAGCTTAGCTTCTCAAATCATGCAGCTGCAAGTAGGGTAGCCAGTTGTGGTCATTCTCTCCATAGGGACTGCCTTCGGTTCTATGG GTTTGGAAAAATGGTGGCTTGCTTCCGATATGCACCTATTAATGTTCATTCAGTCCATGTACCACCTCATAAACTTTATTTTACTCACCAGCCTTTGGACTGGATACAGAAAGAAGTAAACGAG GTTATTGACCGGGCAAAGGTTCTGTTTGATGAAGTATCACGTACTTTACACCTGATCTCCGAGAAAAAGGCTCACTGCAGTTCTCTCAATGTGGAATGTACCAATTACATTGCTGAACTTGAAAGCATGTTTCGGAAGGAAAAGTTAGAATTTGAG GGATGTCTGAATAAAGTTTTTAAAAAGGAAGTGCCGAAATGTCAACCAGACATTCTCGAGATTAATAGGCTGAGGAGACAGTTACTCTTCCATTCATACTTGTGGGATCAAAGGCTGTTATTTGCTGCAAGATCAGATAGGAATCGCCATGAACTATCTAATACCAGGCAAGGCGATAAGGAGACAATCCATTCCGTGGATGGTGGTGCTGATCCAAATGTCACAGAACAGCCTCAAAGAGAAAATAGTGGCAGTGTGGCTGCTAATAAAGATGTTAAATATGCTGAAAACCTCCAGGTAAGCATTTGTGGACAGAATTGCAGCGGAGTTGATCCAAGTAATAGTTACTGTAATCTTGACCAGCGGATACCGACAAGTGAGTCGGATTTCCTCCAAACAAATATCCAAACACCTTTGTACAGCAGCGTCAGTGTGAATGGGGATTCAGTTCCTTTTGAGCCTGATCTTGTTGCTCGACGAACCCTTTCAGAAGGGCAGTTTCCCAGTTTATTGGATGTGTCAAATGCACTGGATGCAAAATGGACTGGTGAGAATGATCCTGTCACTAGCAAGGTAACATTGCCAGATTCTATGGCATCGTCAGAGGACTCAGAAGAACATATCAGCGATACTACACCTTCGTATGCCTCTGTATTGCTGAATAAGCTAGGGGATAGTGCAGAGGACCATTCCAATTGGATAGGAATGCCTTTTTTACAATTGTACCGTTCTCTTAACAAGAAGTGGAGTCGTTCAAAAAGGTTTGATGCGCTCATTGAATATACACCTGTTTATATTTCTTTCTTAAGGGCAGTGGAGCGACAGATTGGGCCCAAATTTCTCTTTCCTATAGGGATCAATGACACTGTTATTGGAGTATACGATGATGAACCTACTAGCATCATCTCGTATGCACTTGCCTCTCATGAATACCATCTTCAGCTGTCAGATGAGCTGGAAAGAGAAGCAACAGATACTTCACCCCCACTTTGTGATTCAAGAAGTGTGTCCTTAACTGAATCAGTGGATGAAACTACTTCTGAACTTCTAAGAACTGTTGTGTCAACAGACGACAATATTGTCTCCATTCCAGGAAGCAAGAACCCATCCACTTCGGATCCACTTGTATATGGTAAAGTAACTCACATAAAGGTTAATTTTGGAGATGAAGGTCCTCTAGAACAAGTGAAGTACACAGTAATTTGTTACTATGCGAAACAATTCGATGCATTGAGGAGAATATGCTGTCCATCAGAGCGTGACTTTGTCAGGTCACTAAGTCGTTGCAAGAAATGGGGTGCTCAAGGAGGCAAGAGTAATGTTTTCTTTGCAAAATCACTGGATGACAGGTTCATAATTAAACAGGTTACCAAAACGGAATTGGAGTCTTTCATGAAATTTGCTCCAGACTATTTTAAATATCTGTCCGAGTCAATTTGCACTGGCAGTCCTACTTGCATTGCAAAAATTCTTGGTATTTATCAG GTTAAGAGCCTGAAAGGTGGAAAGGAGGTGAGGATGGATGTTCTGGCCATGGAAAATCTTTTATTTGAACGTCGtgtgacaagattatatgatttgaAGGGCTCaacaagatcaagatataaccCTGATTCAAATGGTAGCGATAAAGTACTTCTTGACGAGAACTTGCTTGAAGCGATGCCTACTTCCCCTATTTTTGTCGGGAATAAGGCAAAGCGGCTTCTGGAGAGAGCTGTTTGGAACGATACTGCATTCCTTGCT
- the LOC123091924 gene encoding 1-phosphatidylinositol-3-phosphate 5-kinase FAB1B isoform X1 produces MEASDKTFADVVKLLTSWLPRRSKPDNVSRDFWMPDHSCRVCYDCDAQFTIFNRRHHCRRCGRIFCGKCTGNSVPVPSGPDKSDDEGDRIRVCNFCFKQWEQEQIAAVKQILPVLSPSLSEASLFSTKSTITINSVSTPAASYSTGNYQHVAHASSIGPVPPKFSQDKVSHSMQDSHVPEISMSTISNRDDSTLMQFGYYTNRSDDEDEEFGAYFSDRQVQHEQHNNQYFRSVEFDEFSASYNTTISKTIEVNVIPKELSACAADHGFPSTLPVTKVEDEPELDNSSDCGAASSIYALETADTNSVDFEKNDYFWIPPEPEDKEDELETDLFDDDDDDDEPVSDGGRCYLQSSSSFGSGEFRSRDRSTEEHKKVMKNVVDGHFRALISQLLQVENITLEEGDDMGWLEIVTSVSWEAANFLRPDTSQGGGMDPGGYVKVKCLASGHRSESTVVKGVVCKKNVAHRRMTSRIEKPRLLLLAGALEYHRVTNQLSSIDTLLQQETDHLKMAVAKIVAQKPNLLLVENTVSRYAQDLLLEKNISLVLNIKQSLLQRIARCTGAQIVPSIDLLPSQKLGYCELFHVDKHIEHSVTLGNKTKKMLKNMMFFEGCAKPLGCTVLLKGGSMDELKKIKHVVQYGIFAAYHLALETSFLADEGATLPELPLRSPLTVTLPHKRSTVDNSISTVPGFTINISNSQQATDRFEHLDTDIVISTDPGGTAVVEPPVDSDCLTSQKANSHSFGQLCTSGCSSNSSNGDKLEKVTAIADSVSMSSITTHVPTDPSHIYSTVEKKCVYSSDYHADYPTSSDGKTVRADSINTNHHQSTSAVSTNITNYSNLKEPLEGSNALPNVRMVNANNLLVVQPMSSPAVQNQETSQGHDATSNKTEIVPSDHQSILVSLSIRCVWKRSICERSQLLRIKYYGNFDKPLGRFLRDYLFDQGYQCRSCDKPPEAHVHCYTHRQGSLTISVRKLADVVLPGERDGKIWMWHRCLKCPWSDGFPPATHRIVMSDAAWGLSLGKFLELSFSNHAAASRVASCGHSLHRDCLRFYGFGKMVACFRYAPINVHSVHVPPHKLYFTHQPLDWIQKEVNEVIDRAKVLFDEVSRTLHLISEKKAHCSSLNVECTNYIAELESMFRKEKLEFEGCLNKVFKKEVPKCQPDILEINRLRRQLLFHSYLWDQRLLFAARSDRNRHELSNTRQGDKETIHSVDGGADPNVTEQPQRENSGSVAANKDVKYAENLQVSICGQNCSGVDPSNSYCNLDQRIPTSESDFLQTNIQTPLYSSVSVNGDSVPFEPDLVARRTLSEGQFPSLLDVSNALDAKWTGENDPVTSKVTLPDSMASSEDSEEHISDTTPSYASVLLNKLGDSAEDHSNWIGMPFLQLYRSLNKKWSRSKRFDALIEYTPVYISFLRAVERQIGPKFLFPIGINDTVIGVYDDEPTSIISYALASHEYHLQLSDELEREATDTSPPLCDSRSVSLTESVDETTSELLRTVVSTDDNIVSIPGSKNPSTSDPLVYGKVTHIKVNFGDEGPLEQVKYTVICYYAKQFDALRRICCPSERDFVRSLSRCKKWGAQGGKSNVFFAKSLDDRFIIKQVTKTELESFMKFAPDYFKYLSESICTGSPTCIAKILGIYQVKSLKGGKEVRMDVLAMENLLFERRVTRLYDLKGSTRSRYNPDSNGSDKVLLDENLLEAMPTSPIFVGNKAKRLLERAVWNDTAFLAVLKMWMLNVDVDHLEQFFGSIDVMDYSLLVGVDEKKHELVMGIIDFMRQYTWDKHLETWVKASGILGGPKNVSPTVISPKQYKKRFRKAMSAYFLVVPDQWSPAAIIPSKQVADSGQDSDQFVSTGSSSLLDR; encoded by the exons ATGGAGGCCTCGGATAAAACTTTTGCTGATGTAGTTAAGCTTTTGACATCATGGCTGCCTCGACGGTCGAAACCAGACAATGTCTCGAGGGACTTCTGGATGCCTGATCATAGTTGCCGAGTGTGTTATGACTGTGATGCACAATTCACCATATTCAACCGAAGGCACCATTGTCGTCGTTGTGGGCGCATATTCTGTGGTAAGTGCACAGGGAATTCCGTCCCAGTTCCAAGTGGCCCTGATAAAAGCGATGATGAGGGGGACAGGATTCGTGTCTGCAACTTTTGCTTTAAGCAATGGGAGCAAGAGCAAATTGCTGCTGTCAAACAGATACTGCCGGTGCTCAGTCCTTCCCTGTCTGAGGCGAGCCTGTTCAGTACAAAGTCAACTATCACCATTAATAGTGTTAGCACACCAGCTGCATCTTACTCTACTGGAAATTATCAGCATGTGGCTCATGCTTCCAGCATTGGTCCTGTCCCTCCCAAATTTTCCCAAGACAAAGTTTCCCACAGTATGCAAGACAGCCATGTGCCTGAGATAAGTATGTCCACTATTTCAAACAGAGATGACTCTACCTTGATGCAGTTTGGCTATTACACGAACAG GAGTGACGACGAAGATGAAGAGTTTGGTGCTTACTTCTCTGACAGGCAGGTGCAACATGAACAGCATAATAACCAATACTTCCGCTCAGTTGAGTTTGATGAGTTCAGTGCATCGTACAATACAACAATATCAAAGACTATTGAAGTAAATGTAATTCCAAAAGAGTTATCAGCTTGTGCTGCTGACCACGGATTCCCCAGTACATTGCCAGTCACCAAAGTGGAGGATGAACCAGAACTTGATAATAGTTCAGACTGCGGGGCTGCGTCGTCCATTTATGCTCTGGAAACTGCCGATACAAATTCAGTGGATTTTGAGAAGAATGATTATTTTTGGATTCCTCCAGAACCAGAAGATAAAGAAGATGAGCTAGAAACTGATTTGtttgatgacgacgatgacgatgatgagccTGTATCTGATGGTGGACGGTGTTACCTTCAATCATCAAGTAGCTTCGGTAGTGGAGAATTTCGAAGTAGAGACCGCTCAACTGAAGAACACAAGAAAGTAATGAAGAATGTTGTTGACGGACATTTCAGGGCTTTGATTTCTCAGTTGTTGCAGGTGGAGAATATCACATTAGAGGAAGGTGATGACATGGGTTGGTTGGAGATTGTTACTTCGGTATCATGGGAAGCTGCAAACTTCCTCAGACCAGACACTAGCCAAGGTGGTGGCATGGATCCTGGTGGATATGTCAAAGTTAAGTGTTTAGCAAGTGGACACCGCAGTGAAAG CACTGTTGTGAAAGGAGTAGTCTGTAAGAAGAATGTCGCACATAGgcgcatgacttccagaatagaaaAACCTCGCCTTCTTCTACTTGCTGGAGCTCTTGAGTATCATCGAGTTACAAATCAGCTGTCAAGTATTGACACATTGCTCCAGCAG GAAACAGATCACCTTAAAATGGCGGTTGCGAAGATTGTAGCTCAAAAACCTAACCTACTTTTGGTCGAGAATACTGTTTCTCGCTATGCTCAAGATTTGCTTCTAGAAAAGAACATATCACTAGTTTTAAATATTAAGCAATCCCTCTTGCAGCGTATAGCTCGTTGCACAGGTGCTCAGATAGTTCCTTCCATTGATCTCTTGCCATCTCAGAAACTTGGTTATTGTGAGTTGTTTCATGTAGACAAACATATTGAACATTCCGTGACTTTGGGTAATAAGACTAAGAAAATGCTGAAGAACATGATGTTTTTTGAAGGATGCGCAAAGCCATTAGGTTGCACT GTTCTGTTGAAAGGTGGCAGCATGGATGAGCTAAAGAAAATTAAGCATGTTGTCCAGTATGGCATATTTGCAGCATATCACTTGGCCTTAGAAACATCTTTCCTTGCAGATGAAGGTGCCACTCTGCCAGAACTTCCCTTGAGGTCTCCACTGACTGTAACCTTACCACATAAGCGATCTACTGTAGACAACTCTATTTCAACGGTGCCAGGTTTCACAATTAATATTTCCAACAGCCAACAGGCAACTGATAGATTTGAGCACCTGGACACAGACATTGTTATATCAACTGACCCAGGTGGAACAGCTGTGGTTGAACCACCAGTAGACAGTGATTGCCTTACTTCTCAAAAGGCCAACTCTCATTCTTTTGGACAATTGTGTACCAGTGGTTGTAGCTCTAACAGCAGTAATGGTGATAAATTAGAGAAGGTGACTGCAATTGCAGATTCTGTATCCATGTCTTCAATCACTACGCATGTACCCACGGATCCTTCACATATATATTCTACTGTAGAAAAAAAGTGTGTGTATTCTAGTGATTACCATGCTGATTATCCAACCAGTTCAGATGGTAAGACAGTGAGAGCAGATTCAATCAACACAAACCATCATCAGAGCACATCTGCAGTCAGCACAAATATTACTAATTATTCTAATCTCAAGGAGCCATTAGAGGGTTCAAATGCTTTGCCTAATGTGAGAATGGTCAATGCTAATAATTTGTTGGTAGTGCAACCAATGTCTAGTCCTGCAGTGCAAAATCAAGAAACCAGTCAAGGACATGATGCCACATCAAATAAGACAGAAATTGTGCCTTCTGACCATCAGAGCATCTTAGTCTCTTTGTCCATACGTTGTGTATGGAAAAGATCTATTTGTGAGCGTTCCCAGTTGTTACGCATCAAGTATTATGGTAACTTTGACAAGCCTCTAGGAAGGTTTTTGCGTGACTACCTGTTTGATCAG GGCTATCAGTGCCGATCCTGTGATAAGCCACCTGAAGCTCATGTCCATTGCTACACTCATCGCCAGGGGAGTCTAACAATATCAGTTAGAAAACTTGCAGATGTTGTTTTGCCAGGAGAACGGGATGGAAAAATTTGGATGTGGCATAGGTGTCTAAAGTGCCCCTGGAGTGATGGATTTCCACCAGCTACTCATAGGATTGTCATGTCTGATGCTGCTTGGGGTTTGTCACTTGGTAAATTTTTGGAGCTTAGCTTCTCAAATCATGCAGCTGCAAGTAGGGTAGCCAGTTGTGGTCATTCTCTCCATAGGGACTGCCTTCGGTTCTATGG GTTTGGAAAAATGGTGGCTTGCTTCCGATATGCACCTATTAATGTTCATTCAGTCCATGTACCACCTCATAAACTTTATTTTACTCACCAGCCTTTGGACTGGATACAGAAAGAAGTAAACGAG GTTATTGACCGGGCAAAGGTTCTGTTTGATGAAGTATCACGTACTTTACACCTGATCTCCGAGAAAAAGGCTCACTGCAGTTCTCTCAATGTGGAATGTACCAATTACATTGCTGAACTTGAAAGCATGTTTCGGAAGGAAAAGTTAGAATTTGAG GGATGTCTGAATAAAGTTTTTAAAAAGGAAGTGCCGAAATGTCAACCAGACATTCTCGAGATTAATAGGCTGAGGAGACAGTTACTCTTCCATTCATACTTGTGGGATCAAAGGCTGTTATTTGCTGCAAGATCAGATAGGAATCGCCATGAACTATCTAATACCAGGCAAGGCGATAAGGAGACAATCCATTCCGTGGATGGTGGTGCTGATCCAAATGTCACAGAACAGCCTCAAAGAGAAAATAGTGGCAGTGTGGCTGCTAATAAAGATGTTAAATATGCTGAAAACCTCCAGGTAAGCATTTGTGGACAGAATTGCAGCGGAGTTGATCCAAGTAATAGTTACTGTAATCTTGACCAGCGGATACCGACAAGTGAGTCGGATTTCCTCCAAACAAATATCCAAACACCTTTGTACAGCAGCGTCAGTGTGAATGGGGATTCAGTTCCTTTTGAGCCTGATCTTGTTGCTCGACGAACCCTTTCAGAAGGGCAGTTTCCCAGTTTATTGGATGTGTCAAATGCACTGGATGCAAAATGGACTGGTGAGAATGATCCTGTCACTAGCAAGGTAACATTGCCAGATTCTATGGCATCGTCAGAGGACTCAGAAGAACATATCAGCGATACTACACCTTCGTATGCCTCTGTATTGCTGAATAAGCTAGGGGATAGTGCAGAGGACCATTCCAATTGGATAGGAATGCCTTTTTTACAATTGTACCGTTCTCTTAACAAGAAGTGGAGTCGTTCAAAAAGGTTTGATGCGCTCATTGAATATACACCTGTTTATATTTCTTTCTTAAGGGCAGTGGAGCGACAGATTGGGCCCAAATTTCTCTTTCCTATAGGGATCAATGACACTGTTATTGGAGTATACGATGATGAACCTACTAGCATCATCTCGTATGCACTTGCCTCTCATGAATACCATCTTCAGCTGTCAGATGAGCTGGAAAGAGAAGCAACAGATACTTCACCCCCACTTTGTGATTCAAGAAGTGTGTCCTTAACTGAATCAGTGGATGAAACTACTTCTGAACTTCTAAGAACTGTTGTGTCAACAGACGACAATATTGTCTCCATTCCAGGAAGCAAGAACCCATCCACTTCGGATCCACTTGTATATGGTAAAGTAACTCACATAAAGGTTAATTTTGGAGATGAAGGTCCTCTAGAACAAGTGAAGTACACAGTAATTTGTTACTATGCGAAACAATTCGATGCATTGAGGAGAATATGCTGTCCATCAGAGCGTGACTTTGTCAGGTCACTAAGTCGTTGCAAGAAATGGGGTGCTCAAGGAGGCAAGAGTAATGTTTTCTTTGCAAAATCACTGGATGACAGGTTCATAATTAAACAGGTTACCAAAACGGAATTGGAGTCTTTCATGAAATTTGCTCCAGACTATTTTAAATATCTGTCCGAGTCAATTTGCACTGGCAGTCCTACTTGCATTGCAAAAATTCTTGGTATTTATCAG GTTAAGAGCCTGAAAGGTGGAAAGGAGGTGAGGATGGATGTTCTGGCCATGGAAAATCTTTTATTTGAACGTCGtgtgacaagattatatgatttgaAGGGCTCaacaagatcaagatataaccCTGATTCAAATGGTAGCGATAAAGTACTTCTTGACGAGAACTTGCTTGAAGCGATGCCTACTTCCCCTATTTTTGTCGGGAATAAGGCAAAGCGGCTTCTGGAGAGAGCTGTTTGGAACGATACTGCATTCCTTGCT gtgttgaagatgtggatgctcaatgttgatgtagatcatttggagcaattctttgga